One window from the genome of Scatophagus argus isolate fScaArg1 chromosome 13, fScaArg1.pri, whole genome shotgun sequence encodes:
- the cldn15la gene encoding claudin 15-like a → MSTAVEATGFIMCLLSWLVTGAALVNDYWKISTVSGGVIISQRLFENLWHSCAENSAGIAECRDFESLLALPAHVQASRALMIISLLFGLGSMIVALLGLKCIKIGSATDQSKAKIAVTGGILSILAGLCCMISVSWYAYRVVQDFYDPFYGGMKFELGTGLYLGWGGACLGMLGGCLLCTACRRASAGGKKGAYYGNPPKKVYTATAKSDPDAARAYV, encoded by the exons ATGTCGACGGCTGTGGAAGCGACCGGGTTTATCATGTGCCTGTTGAGCTGGCTCGTCACCGGAGCCGCGCTGGTTAACGACTACTGGAAGATCTCCACCGTGTCCGGCGGCGTCATCATCTCCCAGAGGCTGTTTGAAAACCTGTGGCACTCCTGCGCCGAAAACAGCGCCGGCATCGCCGAGTGCAGAGACTTTGAATCACTGCTGGCCCTGCCTG CTCACGTGCAGGCGAGTCGCGCCCTGATGatcatctctctgctgttcGGCCTCGGCTCCATGATCGTCGCTCTGCTCGGACTCAAGTGCATCAAGATCGGCTCTGCCACCGACCAATCAAAGGCCAAGATCGCCGTCACCGGAGGGATCCTGAGCATCCTCGCTG GTCTGTGCTGCATGATTTCGGTTTCCTGGTACGCCTACAGAGTCGTGCAGGACTTCTATGATCCGTTCTATGGTGGCATGAA gttcGAGTTGGGTACTGGTCTGTACCTGGGATGGGGTGGAGCCTGCCTGGGTATGCTGGGTGGATGTCTTCTCTGCACCGCCTGTCGGAGGGCATCGGCTGGGGGCAAGAAAGG GGCTTACTATGGAAACCCTCCGAAGAAGGTCTACACGGCCACCGCCAAGTCTGATCCCGACGCAGCCAGAGCTTACGTCTAA
- the si:ch73-170d6.2 gene encoding uncharacterized protein si:ch73-170d6.2 encodes MFTKFKSSLGAVSSAVSSLFSEPKSNVAEGAEQNKTFFGSSPVTSPTSSYISKKPECIKRLAESVKDKSKLIKPQRGPLPVHVIPLKTEHINVVGCRRFSFGKDSPKRNRTIMVLGATGAGKSTLINGMINYILGVEWEDSFRFKLVAEDESRSQAESQTSEVTVYKINHQEGFKIDYSLTIVDTPGFGDTRGIERDKEITEQLRRLFSAKLGVSDIDAVCFVAQASLARLTPTQKYVFDSVLSIFGKDVAENIRILVTFADGQRPPVIEAINVADVPCPKAKDGLPVHFKFNNSALYAHNKSSAANSMNGDDEDDGDFDKMFWNMGTKSMKRFFVALNFITTKSLTMTKEVLREREQLQNSIENLQKQVKAGLAKLEEIKVTAETLKDHEAEISRNENFEFEITVMKPVQADISGSGNFITNCQQCHHTCHYPCGIPNDADKRGCVAMGSDGNCTECPGRCHWNVHFNQRYRWDYEEVIEKQTKKELEKKYLKATEAKISVQGLIGRLHDQYNYVQAEVVKLMEKSANCLNRLKEIALKPNPLSTPEYIDMLIEGEKSEAKPGWKQRIQYLITMREKAEYMAKIVKGEDLLQSPPSFSQDQAKKTPQQDNTDPNEGQDSEPDTNPDQDKSDLDGDKGQDSEPDTNPDQDKSD; translated from the coding sequence ATGTTTACTAAATTTAAGTCCAGTTTGGGGGCAGTTTCATCAGCAgtttcatcattattttcagaGCCAAAATCAAATGTTGCTGAAGgagcagagcaaaacaagactttttttgGTTCTTCTCCTGTTACTTCACCAACAAGTAGTTATATTTCAAAGAAGCCAGAGTGCATTAAACGTCTTGCTGAATCGGTCAAAGACAAAAGTAAGTTGATAAAACCCCAGAGAGGTCCTCTTCCTGTTCATGTAATCCCCCTGAAAACAGAACATATCAATGTTGTTGGGTGCAGACGTTTCAGCTTCGGTAAAGACTCCCCTAAGCGTAATCGCACCATCATGGTTCTCGGAGCAACTGGTGCTGGAAAATCGACTCTTATCAATGGGATGATCAATTACATTCTAGGGGTTGAATGGGAGGATTCATTTCGGTTTAAGTTAGTTGCTGAGGATGAGTCGAGATCACAAGCTGAAAGTCAGACCTCTGAAGTCACGGTGTACAAAATCAACCACCAGGAGGGCTTTAAAATAGACTACTCACTGACCATTGTTGACACTCCAGGGTTTGGAGACACAAGAGGCatagaaagagacaaagagatcaCAGAACAGCTACGCCGTCTTTTCTCTGCTAAGCTCGGTGTCAGTGATATCGATGCCGTGTGTTTCGTAGCTCAGGCTTCGTTAGCACGACTCACACCAACGCAGAAATACGTCTTTGATTCTGTGCTCTCAATCTTTGGCAAAGACGTGGCAGAAAACATCAGAATTCTGGTGACGTTTGCAGATGGCCAGCGTCCACCAGTTATAGAGGCGATCAATGTTGCTGATGTCCCTTGTCCAAAAGCAAAAGACGGGCTGCCAGTTCACTTCAAATTCAATAACTCAGCGCTGTATGCACACAACAAATCCTCTGCAGCAAACAGCATGAATggggatgatgaagatgatggagaCTTTGATAAGATGTTTTGGAACATGGGGACAAAAAGCATGAAGAGGTTCTTTGTTGCTCTGAATTTCATAACGACTAAAAGTTTGACAATGACGAAAGAGGTcctcagagaaagagagcagctTCAGAACTCCATCGAAAATTTGCAGAAGCAGGTTAAAGCTGGGTTAGCCAAGCTGGAGGAGATTAAAGTGACAGCTGAAACCCTGAAGGACCACGAGGCAGAGATCAGCAGAAACGAGaactttgaatttgaaattacTGTCATGAAGCCTGTCCAAGCAGATATTTCTGGTTCTGGAAACTTCATCACCAACTGTCAGCAGTGCCATCATACCTGTCACTATCCCTGTGGAATACCCAACGATGCAGATAAAAGAGGCTGTGTTGCAATGGGATCAGACGGAAACTGTACTGAGTGTCCAGGCAGATGTCACTGGAATGTCCATTTCAATCAGAGGTACAGATGGGACTATGAAGAAGTcatagaaaaacaaaccaaaaaagagCTGGAAAAAAAGTACCTGAAAGCCACAGAGGCAAAGATATCTGTTCAGGGATTGATCGGAAGACTGCATGATCAATATAATTATGTGCAGGCTGAGGTTGTGAAATTGATGGAGAAATCTGCAAATTGTTTAAACAGACTTAAAGAGATAGCACTGAAGCCCAATCCTCTCTCCACGCCAGAGTACATCGACATGCTTATTGAGGGAGAGAAATCAGAGGCCAAACCTGGCTGGAAGCAGCGAATTCAGTATCTGATAACCatgagagaaaaagcagagtaCATGGCTAAAATTGTAAAAGGAGAGGACCTCCTCCAGAGTCCACCCAGCTTTAGTCAAGACCAAGCAAAGAAGACGCCCCAACAAGACAACACTGACCCCAACGAAGGCCAGGACAGTGAGCCTGATACTAACCCAGACCAAGACAAGTCTGATTTGGACGGAGACAAAGGCCAGGACAGTGAGCCTGATACTAACCCAGACCAAGACAAGTCTGATtag
- the crfb16 gene encoding cytokine receptor family member B16 isoform X1 produces MQCMKNRRSIQVSGAELWTVCCILDQFTCRPLVGFGPDVSIMRLRCTATVVMMMMMMMMALLDFTDCVWMLSAPSGISMESVDMRHILKWRPLQAMCHTTLLYSVQFQGEFELVVQNNTWVDAPECQLTPHTHCDLTFDLGSDSNYNLQVRAHCGSQLSSWTELRPPFNRRDTVLTPPAMEVTAVGDALQVWFDKLPVTAVINVTVWKRGDELQAAVYTVPAEQMMLQVAALQEGTVYCVRARTVLNTQLYSGNTDSQCVSITGSDSAWKTPTAATVTVVTVAGFLSAVVWFICHCRPEACQTYFRKEPLPRSLQSDWDIQISTRSEEAELYEQIHVLQSVDPSS; encoded by the exons ATGCAGTGtatgaaaaacagaaggagCATCCAGGTTTCAGGGGCAGAACTCTGGACTGTGTGTTGTATTCTGGATCAGTTTACATGCAGGCCTCTGGTGGGATTTGGACCTGATGTGAGCATCATGAGACTGAGATGCACTGCgactgtggtgatgatgatgatgatgatgatgatggcccTGCTGGACTTCACAGACT GTGTTTGGATGCTGTCGGCTCCCAGTGGAATTTCCATGGAGTCTGTTGACATGAGACACATACTGAAGTggcgccccctgcaggccaTGTGCCACACTACACTCCTCTACTCGGTTCAGTTCCAGGG GGAGTTTGAGCTGGTGGTGCAGAACAACACATGGGTGGATGCTCCTGAGTGCCAGCTGACTCCTCACACTCACTGTgacctgacctttgacctgggATCCGACTCCAACTACAACCTGCAGGTCAGAGCGCACTGCGGCTCCCAGCTCTCGTCCTGGACCGAACTCAGGCCTCCTTTCAACCGCAGAGACA CCGTCCTGACGCCGCCGGCGATGGAGGTGACGGCTGTGGGCGACGCCCTTCAGGTGTGGTTTGATAAACTTCCTGTCACCGCCGTCATCAACGTGACGGTGTGGAAGAGAGGCGACGAGCTGCAG GCTGCTGTGTACACAGTGCCAGCCGAGCAGATGATGCTGCAAGTCGCCGCCCTGCAGGAGGGAACGGTGTACTGCGTCAGAGCTCGCACTGTCCTGAACACACAGCTCTACAGCGGCAACACTGACAGCcagtgtgtttccatcacag GTTCAGACTCTGCATGGAAGACGCCGACGGCTGCGACTGTGACTGTGGTCACGGTGGCAGGCTTCCTGTCCGCTGTGGTCTGGTTCATCTGTCACTGCCGTCCAGAAGCCTGTCAGACGTATTTCCGTAAAGAGCCACTGCCCCGTTCACTG CAGTCTGATTGGGACATTCAGATCTCGACGAGGTCAGAGGAGGCGGAGCTTTATGAGCAGATCCACGTGCTGCAGAGCGTCGACCCCTCGAGCTGA
- the LOC124069072 gene encoding uncharacterized protein LOC124069072, which produces MEAEASRTIEVASLGRPFSLGMLYDCRQDTLVPGITLWNHSDLEKNTRERPKPNSDFEIVASESIEDKSSALKVEASLKASFLGGLVEVEGSAKYLNNHKTSKNQARVTLKYKTTTKFVELSMDHLGRGNVKHPYVFDKGLATHVVTGILYGAQAFFVFDREVSEKEDHQDIEGNLKVMLKKIPCLAIEGKGSLKMEDKDKAHVDKFSCSFFGDFSLQKTPTSFEDAIQVYQSLPKLLGANGENAVPVKVWLLPLTSLDSSAAKLVRQISIRLVQESQSVLEDFSELEMRCNDILKTTTAQQFPQVGKKIKTFKEMCSEFKLEFQRVLATKLPAIRGGGEEESVLAEILKKRLSSPFNSKNLNEWMDCKEREICILKSFTTMMKNTKILPSQNGLDEDVFSAEHALCFVFTSLGNAEPYLSALSNYLKETPKPGDPQYSHTQDIEKDQWYLSKEVADAMRNKAKLFSDFAEANMEKKNIKFLTIGLTNETQKGSSIYLYKDGFSVSENFEPPSKPETVTASDITHNSVTLKISPPTFGAENITSYSVEYRVSGEDGWQQKTESNAKEITVSDLSPNTQYMFRCRAVTSVGVGPANEVTGSVKTLPCSPPGKPQAESNSSEISVSWEKPAEVGQDVQILSYIVEYAKTDNKRREEDLQWSQMMSIAEKAIISGLQSETDYIVRVRCDCGGAGRSKESISVYVCTTKREFARLAEYLKHISKSIRSDSPSVYKLPLENEDMDIDGCRKFNFGKESMRQNRTIMLLGATGSGKSTLINGMINYIVGVEWKDSFRFKIIDEDQLRSQAESQTSEVTVYKINHQEGFKIPFSLTVVDTPGFGDTRGISRDREITEQIRRLFTSVNGVSEIDAVCFVTQASLARLTATQRYVFDSVLSIFGKDVAENIEMLVTFADGKQPPVLEAINVSGVPCPKNDIGLPVHFKFNNSAVFADNRTLSDRACDEDSDDDDDNFDEMFWNMGAKSMEKFFTALGKMTTKSLLMTQEVLKERKQLETAVEGLQPQVRAGLAKLQEIKTTKEKIKEHETAMTSNENFEIDVDVIKPVKKQLTNKGEYITNCQKCSITCHYPCAIANDHEKRGCASMDGAGMCTVCPGKCIWSVHFNQTYRWEYEQVKEKQTVKELKEKYEKASKEKMTVQELIERQEEEIVRLQDMIVSLMDQSAHCLTRLQEIALRPNPLTTPEYIDMLIEGEKSEAKEGYQVRIQSLEAMKERAKIISKVAKRDQLTKAQEELSDEKQERQEKKGVLKKITNFFGF; this is translated from the exons ATGGAGGCTGAAGCCAGCAGAACAATAGAGGTGGCATCCCTTGGCCGACCGTTCAGCCTTGGGATGCTGTACGACTGTCGTCAAGATACACTTGTTCCTG GCATAACACTGTGGAACCACAGTGACCTGGAAAAAAACACACGAGAAAGACCAAAACCTAACAGTGACTTTGAGATAGTTGCCTCTGAATCAATTGAGGACAAATCTTCAGCGCTAAAGGTTGAAGCCTCTCTGAAGGCCAGTTTCTTGGGTGGACTTGTAGAGGTTGAGGGATCAGCCAAATACCTGAATAATCATAAGACCTCCAAAAATCAGGCCAGAGtaacactgaaatataaaactACCACAAAGTTTGTGGAACTGTCGATGGATCATCTTGGAAGAGGCAATGTGAAGCATCCGTATGTCTTTGATAAAGGATTAGCAACACATGTAGTCACTGGTATCCTTTATGGGGCTCAAGCCTTCTTTGTCTTTGACCGTGAGGTGTCTGAAAAAGAAGATCATCAAGACATTGAGGGTAACCTGAAGGTGATGCTAAAGAAAATTCCCTGTCTTGCTATAGAGGGTAAAGGTTCACTGAAAATGGAAGACAAGGACAAAGCACATGTTGACAAATTCTCCTGCAGCTTCTTTGGAGATTTTTCCCTTCAGAAAACTCCAACATCCTTTGAGGATGCAATACAAGTCTACCAAAGCCTGCCAAAACTGCTGGGAGCCAACGGTGAAAACGCTGTACCAGTGAAGGTCTGGCTGCTGCCGCTGACAAGTTTAGATTCTTCAGCTGCTAAACTCGTCCGTCAGATAAGCATAAGATTAGTTCAGGAGTCACAGAGTGTCCTGGAGGACTTCAGTGAGCTGGAAATGAGGTGTAATGATATACTGAAAACCACAACTGCACAACAGTTCCCACAAGTTGGCAAAAAGATTAAAACCTTCAAAGAGATGTGCTCTGAGTTCAAGCTGGAATTTCAACGGGTCCTAGCAACGAAACTTCCAGcaatcagaggaggaggtgaagaggaaTCTGTGCTGGCTGAGATCCTGAAGAAGAGACTTTCTTCTCCTTTCAACAGCAAGAACCTGAACGAGTGGATGgactgcaaagagagagagatttgcaTTTTAAAGTCTTTCACCACCATGATGAAGAACACCAAGATCCTACCATCTCAAAATGGTCTTGATGAGGATGTTTTCAGTGCAGAgcatgctttgtgttttgttttcacctcaCTGGGAAATGCTGAACCGTACCTCTCAGCCTTATCAAACTACTTAAAAGAAACACCCAAACCAGGTGACCCTCAATACTCCCATACTCAAGATATAGAGAAGGATCAATGGTACCTTTCAAAAGAAGTGGCAGATGCAATGAGGAATAAAGCAAAGCTCTTCAGTGACTTTGCAGAGGCCAACATGGAGAAGAAGAACATTAAGTTCTTGACAATTGGTTTAACAAATGAGACACAAAAAGGTTCAAGCATCTACCTCTACAAAGATGGCTTTTCTGTCAGTGAGAACTTTGAGCCGCCATCAAAGCCTGAAACAGTAACAGCAAGTGACATAACCCACAACAGTGTGACCCTGAAGATTTCTCCACCAACGTTTGGAGCAGAGAACATCACCTCCTACTCTGTCGAGTACCGTGTCAGCGGAGAGGACGGatggcaacaaaagactgaatCAAACGCTAAAGAAATCACAGTGAGCGATCTGAGTCCCAACACACAGTATATGTTCAGATGCAGAGCAGTGACCTCAGTAGGTGTTGGGCCGGCCAATGAAGTCACCGGTTCCGTTAAAACCTTACCTTGCAGCCCTCCTGGAAAACCACAAGCGGAATCAAACTCAAGTGAGATATCAGTTAGCTGGGAGAAACCTGCTGAGGTGGGACAAGATGTCCAGATTTTGAGCTACATTGTGGAGTACgccaaaacagacaacaaacgGCGAGAGGAGGATCTTCAGTGGAGCCAAATGATGTCAATAGCTGAAAAGGCGATCATTTCTGGGCTTCAGTCAGAGACAGATTATATTGTCAGGGTCAGATGTGATTGTGGTGGAGCTGGCAGAAGCAAAGAAAGCATCAGTGTTTATGTCTGCACAACAAAACGCGAATTTGCACGACTTGCAGAATACCTCAAACATATTAGCAAGAGTATACGCTCTGACTCTCCCTCAGTCTACAAACTGCCTCTGGAAAATGAGGACATGGACATCGATGGATGTCGGAAGTTCAACTTTGGCAAAGAAAGCATGAGGCAAAATCGCACAATAATGCTTCTTGGAGCAACCGGATCAGGAAAGTCAACTCTCATCAATGGAATGATAAACTATATTGTTGGCGTAGAGTGGAAGGACAGTTTCAGATTCAAAATAATTGATGAGGATCAGTTGAGATCACAAGCTGAAAGCCAGACTTCTGAAGTCACGGTGTACAAAATCAACCACCAGGAGGGTTTTAAGATCCCCTTCTCTCTGACTGTTGTGGACACACCAGGGTTTGGGGATACAAGAGGAATaagcagagacagggagatcACAGAGCAGATCCGAAGACTTTTCACCTCTGTTAATGGAGTCAGTGAGATTGATGCAGTGTGTTTTGTTACTCAGGCCTCTCTCGCACGATTAACAGCAACCCAGCGATATGTGTTTGACTCAGTACTCTCCATTTTTGGCAAAGATGTGGCGGAAAACATTGAGATGCTGGTGACTTTTGCAGATGGCAAACAGCCACCGGTTCTTGAGGCAATAAACGTCTCTGGGGTTCCATGTCCAAAAAATGACATTGGGCTTCCAGTTCACTTCAAATTCAACAACTCAGCAGTGTTTGCAGACAACAGAACCCTAAGTGACAGGGCCTGTGATGAGGATTctgatgacgatgatgacaattttgatgaaatgttttggaaCATGGGTGCCAAAAGCATGGAGAAGTTCTTCACTGCTTTGGGTAAAATGACAACCAAAAGCTTGCTTATGACCCAAGAAGTTCTCAAAGAACGAAAGCAGCTTGAAACAGCTGTTGAAGGTTTGCAACCTCAAGTTAGAGCTGGATTAGCAAAGCTTCAAGAAATTAAAACAACCAAAGAAAAGATTAAAGAGCACGAAACAGCCATGACTTCAAATGAGAACTTTGAGATTGATGTGGATGTTATTAAGCCAGTGAAAAAGCAGCTCACCAACAAAGGAGAGTACATTACCAACTGCCAGAAATGTTCGATAACGTGCCACTACCCGTGTGCGATAGCAAATGACCATGAAAAACGTGGCTGTGCATCAATGGATGGGGCAGGGATGTGCACTGTCTGCCCTGGAAAATGCATCTGGAGTGTGCATTTCAACCAGACATACAGATGGGAGTACGAACAAGtaaaagagaagcagacagtgaaagagttaaaagaaaaatacgAAAAGGcttcaaaagaaaagatgacTGTTCAGGAACTGATTGAGAGGCAAGAGGAAGAGATTGTGCGCCTTCAAGACATGATAGTGTCCCTGATGGATCAGTCTGCTCACTGCCTAACTCGTCTGCAGGAGATCGCCTTGAGACCAAACCCCCTGACCACTCCTGAGTACATTGACATGCTGATTGAAGGGGAGAAGTCAGAGGCCAAAGAGGGTTACCAGGTTCGAATTCAGTCTTTGGAGGCCATGAAGGAGAGGGCAAAAATCATCTCCAAAGTAGCCAAACGAGACCAACTTACAAAAGCACAGGAGGAATTATCTGACGAAAAACAGGAAAGGCAAGAAAAGAAAGGCGTCcttaagaaaataacaaatttctTTGGATTTTAG
- the crfb16 gene encoding cytokine receptor family member B16 isoform X2, translating into MQCMKNRRSIQVSGAELWTVCCILDQFTCRPLVGFGPDVSIMRLRCTATVVMMMMMMMMALLDFTDCVWMLSAPSGISMESVDMRHILKWRPLQAMCHTTLLYSVQFQGEFELVVQNNTWVDAPECQLTPHTHCDLTFDLGSDSNYNLQVRAHCGSQLSSWTELRPPFNRRDTVLTPPAMEVTAVGDALQVWFDKLPVTAVINVTVWKRGDELQAAVYTVPAEQMMLQVAALQEGTVYCVRARTVLNTQLYSGNTDSQCVSITGSDSAWKTPTAATVTVVTVAGFLSAVVWFICHCRPEACQTYFRKEPLPRSLSDWDIQISTRSEEAELYEQIHVLQSVDPSS; encoded by the exons ATGCAGTGtatgaaaaacagaaggagCATCCAGGTTTCAGGGGCAGAACTCTGGACTGTGTGTTGTATTCTGGATCAGTTTACATGCAGGCCTCTGGTGGGATTTGGACCTGATGTGAGCATCATGAGACTGAGATGCACTGCgactgtggtgatgatgatgatgatgatgatgatggcccTGCTGGACTTCACAGACT GTGTTTGGATGCTGTCGGCTCCCAGTGGAATTTCCATGGAGTCTGTTGACATGAGACACATACTGAAGTggcgccccctgcaggccaTGTGCCACACTACACTCCTCTACTCGGTTCAGTTCCAGGG GGAGTTTGAGCTGGTGGTGCAGAACAACACATGGGTGGATGCTCCTGAGTGCCAGCTGACTCCTCACACTCACTGTgacctgacctttgacctgggATCCGACTCCAACTACAACCTGCAGGTCAGAGCGCACTGCGGCTCCCAGCTCTCGTCCTGGACCGAACTCAGGCCTCCTTTCAACCGCAGAGACA CCGTCCTGACGCCGCCGGCGATGGAGGTGACGGCTGTGGGCGACGCCCTTCAGGTGTGGTTTGATAAACTTCCTGTCACCGCCGTCATCAACGTGACGGTGTGGAAGAGAGGCGACGAGCTGCAG GCTGCTGTGTACACAGTGCCAGCCGAGCAGATGATGCTGCAAGTCGCCGCCCTGCAGGAGGGAACGGTGTACTGCGTCAGAGCTCGCACTGTCCTGAACACACAGCTCTACAGCGGCAACACTGACAGCcagtgtgtttccatcacag GTTCAGACTCTGCATGGAAGACGCCGACGGCTGCGACTGTGACTGTGGTCACGGTGGCAGGCTTCCTGTCCGCTGTGGTCTGGTTCATCTGTCACTGCCGTCCAGAAGCCTGTCAGACGTATTTCCGTAAAGAGCCACTGCCCCGTTCACTG TCTGATTGGGACATTCAGATCTCGACGAGGTCAGAGGAGGCGGAGCTTTATGAGCAGATCCACGTGCTGCAGAGCGTCGACCCCTCGAGCTGA
- the slc39a6 gene encoding zinc transporter ZIP6: protein MRTEEMKRRAAVAVMFLITASLSGSGGSVGSECSPSSSETNGAVRLLSAVVDSQRAELSQRQHLEALFNRYGENGTISLAGLKRLLQNVGLDRIRTGMVQHQEQPGHHDHHHHHHHHHHVHHHEGHHHHQNHDENNSHDQKHVHAKPSHPRKFPKSPEVSRDKDIHHNLHDKKSMVAAQEVDTTAAYSAQLVVHPDDKTKDSSPDTTRMSSGRLVTESQTQTALVNQGDDHDHDHDHDHDHDHDHDHDHDHDHDHDHDHNHDHDHDHEQDHTDQDLPRNRSADGVGCLNASHILSSHGMSLKVGVTPSDFSFLCPALLHQIDDGVCILHGERDHSHSHHGNHNSSHRDHSKRAAGETGKSIAIAWVGGFVSITVISLLSLLGVVLIPLMSRVFFKFLLSFLVALAVGTLSGDAFLHLIPHSQGGHHHHHEDSEEHHLHSEPEENLDAVWKGLTALAGVYFMFLIEHFLTLGKMYKDKKQKIQKKWDQNDKADPEKQPALEENDLKPPEDVETNGAGMFGDHSSSLHGGGGGVAEEEQVMLAPQVSIVSPQDYDGASGSATYTAQDCENKCHSHFHDTVGQADSMHHHHHDYHHILHHHHSQNHHPHSHSHSYSEQHFQQAGVATLAWMVIMGDGLHNFSDGLAIGAAFTESLSSGLSTSVAVFCHELPHELGDFAVLLKSGMTVRQAILYNVLSAMMAYFGMVTGILIGQYAENISMWIFALTAGLFMYVALVDMVPEMLHNNAGDHGFSHCGFFLLQNAGILLGFCIMLLIAIFEHEIKLDLGY, encoded by the exons ATGAGGACGGAGGAGATGAAGAGACGAGCCGCTGTGGCCGTGATGTTTCTCATCACTGCGAGTCTTTCCGGCAGCGGCGGCTCGGTGGGTTCGGAGTGCAGCCCGTCCAGCAGTGAGACAAACGGCGCGGTGCGTTTACTGTCCGCTGTGGTCGACTCgcagagagctgagctgagccaGAGACAACACCTGGAAGCTCTTTTCAACAG ATATGGAGAAAATGGCACCATCTCTCTGGCCGGTTTAAAGCGTCTCTTACAAAACGTGGGTTTGGATCGCATCAGGACTGGTATGGTGCAACATCAGGAGCAGCCAGGCCACCatgaccaccaccaccaccaccaccatcatcatcatgtccaCCATCATGAAGGCCACCATCACCACCAGAATCATGATGAAAACAACTCTCATGACCAGAAACACGTCCACGCCAAACCCTCACATCCCAGAAAGTTTCCAAAGAGTCCTGAAGTCTCCAGAGACAAGGACATCCATCACAACCTGCACGACAAAAAGAGCATGGTGGCAGCTCAGGAGGTCGACACCACGGCGGCGTACAGCGCCCAGCTGGTGGTGCATCCGGATGATAAGACAAAAGACAGCAGTCCAGACACCACCAGGATGTCTTCTGGGAGACTGGTCACTGAAAGCCAGACGCAGACAGCTCTAGTCAACCAGGGGGATGACCACGACCACGACCACGATCACGATCACGACCACGACCACGACCACGATCACGATCACGACCACGACCACGACCACGACCACGACCACAACCACGACCACGATCACGACCATGAGCAAGACCACACAGACCAGGATCTTCCTCGAAACCGAAGTGCAGACGGTGTAGGG TGTCTGAACGCCTCCCACATCCTCTCCTCACACGGGATGTCTCTGAAGGTGGGAGTGACCCCCAGTGACTTCAGCTTCCTGTGCCCCGCCCTCCTCCACCAGATTGATGATGGAGTGTGCATCCTACACGGGGAGAGAG ACCATAGTCACAGTCACCATGGAAACCACAACAGCTCACACCGCGACCACAGCAAGCGCGCTGCTGGAGAAACTGGCAAAAGCATCGCGATAG CGTGGGTCGGCGGCTTCGTCTCCATCACCGTCATCAGCCTGCTGTCCCTGCTCGGCGTCGTCCTCATCCCGCTCATGAGCAGAGTTTTCTTCAAGTTCCTCCTCAGCTTCCTGGTGGCGCTGGCTGTCGGCACGCTGAGCGGCGATGCCTTCCTTCACCTCATCCCTCAC TCCCAGGGaggccaccaccaccaccacgagGACTCAGAGGAACATCACCTCCACAGTGAGCCAGAGGAAAACCTGGACGCTGTGTGGAAGGGCCTGACGGCTCTGGCTGGAGTCTACTTCATGTTTCTGATCGAACACTTCCTGACGCTGGGAAAAATgtacaaagacaagaaacaaaag ATCCAGAAGAAGTGGGATCAGAACGACAAAGCGGATCCAGAGAAGCAGCCTGCTCTGGAGGAGAACGACCTGAAGCCACCCGAAG ATGTGGAGACCAATGGTGCCGGGATGTTTGGCGACCACTCCAGCAGCCTGCACGGCGGCGGTGGCGGCGTTGCAGAGGAAGAGCAGGTGATGCTGGCGCCGCAGGTGTCCATTGTCTCTCCGCAGGATTACGACGGAGCGTCGGGGTCTGCGACCTACACCGCCCAGGACTGCGAGAACAAATGCCACTCCCACTTCCACGATACGGTGGGGCAGGCCGACAGcatgcaccaccaccaccatgacTACCACCACatcctgcaccaccaccactcccAGAACCACCACCCTCACAGCCACTCCCACTCCTACTCCGAGCAGCACTTCCAGCAGGCCGGCGTGGCCACGCTCGCCTGGATGGTCATCATGGGAGACGGGCTGCACAACTTCAGCGACGGCCTGGCCATCG GAGCTGCCTTCACTGAGAGTCTGTCCAGCGGCCTCAGTACTTCTGTGGCTGTTTTCTGTCACGAGCTGCCTCACGAGTTGG GTGACTTTGCGGTGCTCTTGAAGTCCGGTATGACAGTGCGTCAGGCCATTCTGTATAACGTGTTGTCCGCCATGATGGCCTACTTTGGCATGGTGACCGGCATCTTGATCGGTCAGTACGCAGAGAACATCTCCATGTGGATATTCGCGCTGACAGCTGGACTCTTCATGTACGTGGCTCTGGTGGACATG GTGCCTGAGATGTTGCACAACAACGCCGGAGATCACGGCTTCAGCCACTGCGGCTTCTTCCTGCTGCAGAACGCCGGCATCCTGCTGGGCTTCTGCATAATGCTGCTAATCGCCATTTTTGAACACGAAATCAAGCTGGACCTGGGCTACTGA